One window of Bacillus alkalicellulosilyticus genomic DNA carries:
- a CDS encoding SDR family NAD(P)-dependent oxidoreductase, giving the protein MLSLIDKHVVITGASSGLGKEIAIEVAKRGGIPIMLARSEDKLIELQGIIQEKFGVTAYTYMLNVTEMEAVQDVFSLIISVHGHIDILVNNAGMAIFDEFSEAALADMKNMIDVNVVGLLACTRAVLPSMIARNKGHIINIASQAGKIGTPKSSVYAATKHAVLGFTNSLRMEMHRYEIEVSAVNPGPIKTPFFDLADQSGSYVKNVENMMLDPQKVAGKIVNMIEKPRRELNLPWWMNIASRMYQIMPSVVEKIGGKKFYQK; this is encoded by the coding sequence ATGTTAAGTCTAATAGATAAACATGTTGTGATTACAGGAGCGTCTTCTGGATTAGGAAAAGAAATTGCCATTGAGGTAGCCAAACGGGGAGGCATTCCGATTATGCTTGCGCGTTCAGAAGATAAACTGATTGAACTACAAGGGATAATTCAGGAAAAGTTCGGAGTGACAGCTTATACATATATGCTTAACGTCACTGAGATGGAAGCTGTCCAAGATGTATTCTCTCTGATTATTTCTGTACATGGTCATATTGATATACTAGTCAATAATGCTGGAATGGCGATTTTTGATGAATTTAGTGAGGCTGCATTAGCTGACATGAAAAATATGATTGACGTAAATGTTGTCGGCTTACTGGCTTGTACAAGAGCTGTGTTACCAAGCATGATAGCAAGAAACAAAGGTCACATCATTAATATTGCATCGCAAGCTGGTAAAATTGGAACCCCTAAATCTAGTGTGTATGCTGCCACAAAGCACGCGGTATTAGGATTTACGAATTCGCTTCGAATGGAAATGCATCGTTATGAGATTGAAGTCAGTGCCGTCAATCCAGGACCAATTAAAACTCCGTTTTTTGACTTGGCAGACCAGAGTGGATCGTATGTAAAAAATGTAGAAAACATGATGTTGGATCCACAAAAAGTAGCTGGAAAAATTGTGAATATGATAGAAAAACCACGAAGAGAATTGAATCTCCCGTGGTGGATGAACATCGCCTCACGTATGTATCAAATCATGCCTAGTGTCGTCGAGAAAATAGGAGGCAAAAAGTTTTATCAAAAATAG
- a CDS encoding YqzH family protein produces the protein MIDKSFLLKKIKKITESYIHDEFISISNEELHTLVNLIYKQYEHQPTAQLHEIIHDVVYEWLTT, from the coding sequence ATGATTGACAAGTCGTTTTTGTTGAAAAAAATCAAGAAAATTACTGAAAGTTATATCCATGACGAATTCATTTCGATTTCAAATGAAGAGCTACATACACTGGTGAATCTAATCTATAAACAATACGAACACCAACCTACTGCTCAGTTACATGAGATTATTCATGATGTTGTGTACGAATGGCTTACCACTTAA
- a CDS encoding YqeG family HAD IIIA-type phosphatase, with translation MKYFKPDFALHHFSDITPKWLHRYGIKNIFSDLDSTLAIHDQLGDEEVIRWVDMLKQEEVTLVIISNNSQERVHRFCDPLQIKGFGRCNKPATGKIEEHIKSVGAKVETSLFLGDQLLTDVWCGKRLGMKTGLVTPVGIEHEPIQIRFKRQLESLIRKNW, from the coding sequence ATGAAATATTTTAAGCCTGATTTTGCACTTCACCACTTCTCAGACATTACTCCAAAATGGTTACACCGTTATGGAATCAAAAATATATTTTCTGATCTTGATAGTACATTGGCAATTCATGACCAATTAGGTGATGAGGAAGTGATTCGCTGGGTAGACATGTTAAAACAAGAAGAGGTCACGTTGGTGATTATTTCAAATAATAGTCAAGAACGTGTCCATCGTTTTTGTGACCCTTTACAAATTAAAGGCTTTGGCCGATGTAACAAACCTGCTACAGGGAAGATTGAAGAGCACATCAAATCGGTCGGAGCCAAGGTGGAAACAAGCCTTTTCCTTGGCGACCAATTATTAACAGATGTGTGGTGTGGAAAGCGACTTGGAATGAAAACCGGTCTTGTCACTCCAGTAGGGATTGAGCACGAGCCGATTCAAATTCGATTCAAACGCCAACTCGAATCACTCATCAGAAAAAACTGGTAA
- a CDS encoding manganese catalase family protein: protein MFYHKKHLQYHAKPDCPDPVYAKKLQEILGGQFGEISVSLQYLFQGWNTRGDGKYRDLLLDVGAEELAHVEMLATMIARLLDGAPVGDQEKAAKDPVVGAVLGGMNPQHAIVSGLGAMPADSVGNPWTAAYIGASGNLLADFRMNLTYESQGRLQAVRLYEMTTDRGVKDMLSFLIARDTMHQNMWYAAICELEEKENIVVPSTFPRELEKREVAYDFYNLSEGEESRKGRWAQGPSMDGLGQFNYVAQPQPFGKRPRLRPAPPYVHNTLLPPPPGHVPPPHMG, encoded by the coding sequence TTGTTTTATCATAAAAAACACTTACAATATCATGCTAAGCCAGACTGTCCTGATCCGGTGTATGCTAAAAAATTACAAGAAATTCTTGGAGGACAATTTGGTGAGATTTCGGTCTCGTTGCAGTACTTATTTCAAGGTTGGAACACAAGGGGAGACGGAAAATATCGGGACTTACTTCTTGATGTTGGGGCAGAAGAATTAGCCCACGTTGAAATGTTGGCTACGATGATTGCTCGTTTACTAGATGGAGCCCCTGTTGGTGATCAGGAAAAGGCAGCGAAGGATCCGGTAGTGGGAGCTGTATTAGGTGGCATGAACCCTCAGCATGCGATTGTTTCAGGTCTTGGTGCTATGCCAGCTGATAGTGTAGGAAATCCGTGGACAGCTGCTTATATTGGTGCAAGTGGCAACTTGCTTGCTGATTTTAGGATGAACCTGACCTATGAATCTCAGGGAAGACTACAAGCGGTCCGTCTTTATGAGATGACGACGGATCGTGGCGTTAAGGATATGCTTTCATTTTTAATTGCTCGTGATACAATGCATCAAAACATGTGGTATGCTGCGATTTGCGAACTTGAAGAAAAAGAAAATATTGTCGTACCAAGCACATTCCCTCGTGAACTCGAGAAAAGAGAAGTGGCTTATGATTTTTACAATTTATCGGAAGGTGAAGAAAGTCGTAAAGGCCGCTGGGCTCAAGGTCCAAGTATGGACGGCTTAGGTCAATTTAATTATGTGGCTCAGCCTCAACCATTCGGGAAACGTCCTCGTCTACGTCCAGCTCCTCCATATGTTCATAACACGTTATTACCACCTCCCCCAGGTCATGTACCACCGCCTCATATGGGGTAG
- a CDS encoding DHA2 family efflux MFS transporter permease subunit, protein MDTPTYNRATIVTLLLAGSFIAILNQTLMITAIPPIMHEMNITANSAQWLTTVFMLVNGIMIPVSAFLLERFTTRQLFISAMSIFAFGTLVAGLAPNFEVLLVGRVIQSMGAGVMLPLMTTVFLMIFPVNKRGAAMGLIGLVISFAPAIGPALSGWVTANYSWRLLFFIILPIAIIDIIIAFFVLKNVTEVTKPRVDVVSIIFSSFGFGGLLYGFTSAGNYGWLDPITIVSLLVGVIAIILFVTRQFKLEHPMLEFRVFTYSIFPFAVMIGMVGFMTLIGVETLLPLYMQNMREFTAFEAGLALLPGALVMGVMSPITGRIFDKIGAKWLVITGLTIMTLSSFAYINLTPSTSFTYITVMYAVRMFGLSMVLMPVATAALNQLPKRLIPHGAAMDNTMKMVAASVGTAILVTVMTTSEMNAEQRPDVSFPDIYGANMAFIVVAVLSLGSLLLSFIIKYKPKANKEVERQ, encoded by the coding sequence ATGGACACACCTACATACAATCGCGCTACGATAGTAACCCTTTTGCTCGCAGGATCTTTTATTGCGATTTTAAATCAAACGTTAATGATTACAGCGATTCCACCAATCATGCATGAAATGAATATTACCGCAAATAGTGCCCAGTGGCTCACGACCGTGTTTATGCTTGTCAACGGGATTATGATACCGGTTAGTGCATTTTTGTTGGAACGGTTTACGACAAGGCAGCTTTTCATATCCGCTATGAGTATTTTTGCCTTTGGTACATTGGTTGCAGGTCTTGCTCCTAATTTTGAAGTGTTACTCGTAGGGAGAGTCATTCAATCGATGGGTGCAGGGGTCATGCTTCCGCTAATGACAACCGTGTTCTTAATGATATTTCCTGTGAATAAGCGAGGAGCAGCCATGGGATTAATCGGATTAGTAATTTCTTTTGCTCCAGCTATTGGACCAGCGCTTTCAGGGTGGGTGACCGCCAATTATTCGTGGAGGCTTTTATTCTTTATTATTTTACCAATTGCTATTATTGATATTATCATTGCGTTCTTTGTCTTGAAAAATGTAACCGAAGTGACAAAGCCGAGGGTGGATGTCGTATCTATTATTTTTTCTTCCTTTGGATTTGGGGGACTTCTGTATGGCTTCACAAGTGCTGGGAATTACGGCTGGCTTGACCCAATTACGATTGTGTCGCTCTTAGTTGGAGTGATAGCCATTATTCTTTTTGTCACAAGACAATTTAAACTTGAACATCCAATGTTAGAGTTTAGAGTGTTTACGTATTCTATTTTTCCTTTTGCAGTAATGATCGGAATGGTTGGCTTTATGACGTTAATTGGTGTGGAAACCCTACTCCCTTTGTACATGCAAAATATGCGTGAGTTCACTGCTTTTGAGGCAGGGCTAGCCTTGCTTCCAGGCGCGCTCGTAATGGGAGTTATGTCGCCGATTACAGGAAGGATTTTTGATAAAATTGGGGCGAAATGGCTAGTCATTACAGGGCTTACAATTATGACACTCTCATCCTTTGCCTATATTAATTTAACACCATCTACTTCTTTTACGTACATTACGGTAATGTATGCGGTGCGTATGTTTGGTTTATCAATGGTACTAATGCCGGTTGCGACTGCAGCTTTAAATCAACTACCAAAACGTCTTATTCCGCACGGAGCGGCGATGGACAATACGATGAAAATGGTGGCGGCCTCAGTCGGCACAGCCATTTTGGTTACGGTGATGACAACAAGTGAAATGAATGCAGAACAGCGACCGGATGTTTCGTTTCCAGACATATATGGAGCCAATATGGCATTTATTGTTGTTGCTGTTCTTTCATTAGGAAGCTTGCTGCTTTCATTTATTATCAAATATAAGCCAAAAGCAAATAAAGAAGTGGAAAGACAATAG
- a CDS encoding NUDIX hydrolase, translated as MLIKRDDQDSEGNPNIEGNKWALPGGFIDPDETGYEAAVRELEEETKVSNIHVKHFGVYDKEGRDPRGWIISNAHYAIVQEQALQNREASDDAKEVKLFSIDEVFQLDLAFDHETIIKDALEYIKRDMLETTVAQNFLPTEFILSDLRDVLLSVAPVSVLGTKSSFFRKAPTLPFIELVTTATGEAKTTIPTKNSKRPTRLYRFNHTEIVNTIYR; from the coding sequence ATGCTCATTAAAAGAGATGATCAAGATTCTGAGGGAAATCCCAACATCGAGGGGAATAAATGGGCGTTACCAGGTGGGTTTATTGACCCAGATGAAACAGGATATGAAGCCGCGGTTCGAGAATTAGAAGAAGAAACAAAGGTATCTAACATTCATGTTAAACACTTTGGTGTATATGACAAGGAAGGAAGAGACCCAAGAGGTTGGATTATTTCAAATGCCCATTATGCAATTGTGCAAGAACAGGCGTTACAAAACCGAGAAGCTTCAGATGACGCTAAAGAGGTCAAACTCTTTTCGATTGATGAAGTATTTCAGCTAGATTTAGCATTTGACCATGAAACGATTATTAAGGATGCGTTGGAGTACATCAAAAGAGATATGCTTGAAACGACTGTAGCCCAAAATTTTTTACCTACTGAGTTTATTTTATCAGACTTACGAGATGTACTATTGTCTGTTGCGCCAGTTTCCGTTCTTGGGACGAAATCATCCTTCTTTCGAAAAGCACCTACATTGCCATTTATTGAGTTGGTGACAACGGCAACAGGAGAAGCTAAAACGACCATACCTACTAAGAATTCTAAACGACCAACTAGACTTTATCGGTTCAATCATACCGAAATCGTCAATACCATTTATCGTTAA
- a CDS encoding cysteine hydrolase family protein — translation MKKALVNIDYTNDFVNGALPVGQPALQVEKEIVTITKRAYENGDFIVFAIDLHEHADFFHPETTLFPPHNLRGTNGRELYGELAHVYNTIKASDQICWIDKTRYSAFAGTNLDIKLRERNITEIELVGVCTDICVLHTAIDAYNHGYKVTVYTDAVASFNEAGHQFALQHIRDVLNGTIL, via the coding sequence ATGAAAAAAGCATTAGTCAACATTGATTACACAAATGATTTTGTAAACGGAGCCTTACCTGTAGGGCAGCCAGCACTTCAAGTCGAAAAAGAAATTGTTACGATAACCAAACGAGCATATGAAAATGGAGACTTTATTGTATTTGCGATTGATTTACATGAACATGCGGATTTCTTTCATCCAGAAACAACTCTATTTCCACCGCATAACTTACGTGGAACGAATGGAAGAGAATTATACGGGGAGTTAGCGCACGTATATAACACGATAAAAGCAAGTGACCAGATTTGTTGGATCGATAAAACGAGGTATAGTGCCTTTGCGGGAACGAACTTAGATATAAAATTAAGAGAACGAAACATTACAGAGATTGAGCTAGTAGGTGTGTGCACAGACATTTGTGTATTACACACAGCAATCGATGCCTATAACCACGGTTATAAAGTAACAGTGTATACGGACGCAGTAGCTAGCTTCAATGAGGCAGGGCATCAATTTGCATTACAGCATATAAGGGACGTTCTAAACGGAACAATTTTGTAA
- a CDS encoding nicotinate phosphoribosyltransferase yields the protein MAKEIELKVEGKINRLTNETFKFDDRVGDGWYSAVYFLKTREIAKKYKEDKVVTMQFFQRDHAVLCGIDEAIALLQTFAVAPESLEVYALQDGDHITPFETVLTIKGAYHQFGFLEGVIDGILARRTSVATNVYKVVTAAENKRVIFMGDRDDHFSNQVGDGYAAFIGGMSAQATHAMNEWWGDKGLGTMPHALIQLFDGDIVEASRAYLETFPHDDLIALTDYNNDVIVDSIKVGKAFGKRLKGVRIDTARTMIDKYFIRNEEILGDFDPRGVNIHLVKALREALDNEGLNHVQIVVSGGFTPERVKEFEEAGAPVDVYGVGGSLLKVNIGFTGDNVLLDGKHAAKKGRKLNPNPRLELVNL from the coding sequence ATGGCAAAAGAAATTGAATTAAAGGTAGAAGGGAAAATAAACCGATTAACGAACGAAACGTTTAAGTTTGACGATAGAGTTGGAGATGGCTGGTATTCTGCGGTTTATTTTTTAAAGACGAGGGAAATCGCAAAAAAATACAAGGAAGACAAAGTTGTGACTATGCAATTTTTTCAAAGAGATCATGCGGTTCTTTGTGGAATTGATGAGGCCATTGCACTGCTTCAAACTTTTGCAGTCGCTCCTGAATCTCTTGAAGTTTATGCGTTACAAGATGGAGACCACATTACGCCATTTGAAACGGTCCTTACGATAAAAGGAGCGTACCACCAATTTGGTTTTTTAGAAGGCGTGATTGACGGGATTTTAGCTCGGCGCACAAGTGTTGCAACAAACGTCTATAAAGTCGTTACAGCAGCCGAAAATAAAAGAGTTATTTTTATGGGAGACCGTGATGATCATTTCAGCAATCAAGTAGGAGACGGTTATGCCGCATTTATTGGTGGCATGAGTGCTCAAGCAACCCATGCGATGAATGAATGGTGGGGAGATAAAGGACTTGGTACAATGCCTCATGCGCTCATTCAGTTGTTTGATGGAGATATTGTGGAAGCTTCTCGTGCCTACTTAGAAACGTTCCCGCATGATGACTTAATTGCCTTAACGGACTACAACAATGATGTTATTGTCGATTCTATTAAAGTAGGTAAAGCGTTTGGAAAAAGACTAAAGGGCGTTCGGATTGATACAGCTCGAACTATGATTGATAAATATTTTATTCGAAACGAAGAGATATTGGGAGACTTTGACCCAAGAGGAGTAAACATTCACTTAGTTAAAGCACTTCGTGAGGCGCTTGACAATGAAGGACTTAACCATGTTCAAATTGTTGTTAGTGGTGGATTTACACCAGAACGTGTGAAGGAATTTGAAGAAGCGGGTGCGCCAGTTGATGTGTATGGTGTGGGAGGCAGTTTGCTTAAAGTAAACATCGGATTTACGGGGGATAACGTCTTATTAGATGGAAAGCATGCTGCGAAAAAGGGCCGGAAATTAAATCCGAACCCTCGCTTAGAACTTGTTAATCTATAA
- the nadD gene encoding nicotinate (nicotinamide) nucleotide adenylyltransferase: MGKIGIYGSSFDPITNVHLWTASTIAHRARLDKVIFVPCANNRTDKEMKTENEHRMNMVKLAIEDNPMFEVDDYESSKRAGTAKQYTFFTMEYFKEKYPEDDVYFMMGADILRDIDNQEVPVHKRWKHREQLIALNKFIVMARDGIDMLKVIGQSPLLRNHDDGTRFHLIDKGLSMEISSSYIRDEFAKGGEPRYLLPSKCYHYIKLHQLYSKED; encoded by the coding sequence ATGGGCAAAATTGGAATTTACGGTTCTTCATTTGACCCTATCACCAACGTTCATCTTTGGACGGCGTCGACGATTGCTCATCGAGCGAGGTTAGATAAAGTGATATTTGTACCTTGCGCTAATAATCGAACGGATAAAGAAATGAAAACGGAAAATGAGCATCGTATGAATATGGTGAAACTTGCGATTGAAGACAATCCAATGTTTGAAGTTGATGATTATGAGAGTAGCAAAAGAGCTGGAACCGCCAAACAATATACTTTTTTTACAATGGAATATTTCAAAGAAAAATACCCAGAGGATGACGTCTACTTTATGATGGGTGCAGACATTCTACGAGATATCGACAACCAAGAGGTGCCTGTTCATAAAAGGTGGAAGCACAGAGAGCAACTCATTGCTTTGAACAAGTTCATTGTCATGGCTAGGGATGGAATTGATATGTTGAAGGTGATTGGACAAAGTCCGTTACTTCGTAATCATGATGACGGGACGCGCTTCCACCTTATTGATAAAGGCTTATCAATGGAAATCAGTTCTTCCTATATTCGCGATGAATTTGCAAAAGGTGGTGAACCTAGGTATCTCTTACCGAGCAAATGCTATCACTATATTAAGTTGCATCAACTATATAGTAAGGAGGACTGA
- the nadE gene encoding ammonia-dependent NAD(+) synthetase produces MDKLQNHIRTILRVKRRVNPEEEIRARVDFMKAFLRAHPVIKAFVLGISGGQDSTLAGKLAQLAINELNAEQNDISYQFIAVRLPYGVQKDEGDCQTALSFVQPSKVFEVNIKPAVDISVESMKKAGIRLSDFLIGNEKARERMKVQYSIAGACSGVVIGTDHSAEAVTGFFTKFGDGACDLIPLFGLNKRQGKELLQVLGCPKSLYLKTPTADLEDDKPQLPDEEALGVTYQDIDDYLEGKPLAETSKNQIEALYVKTRHKRYQPISMYDDWWK; encoded by the coding sequence ATGGATAAGTTACAAAATCATATTAGAACAATTCTCCGAGTTAAACGGAGAGTGAACCCTGAAGAGGAGATTAGAGCACGAGTTGACTTTATGAAAGCATTTCTTCGTGCACACCCCGTTATCAAAGCTTTCGTATTGGGGATTTCTGGAGGACAAGATTCTACGCTAGCGGGTAAGTTGGCTCAACTCGCCATTAACGAATTAAACGCAGAACAAAACGATATATCATACCAATTCATTGCTGTTCGCTTGCCTTATGGTGTGCAAAAAGACGAAGGAGATTGTCAGACTGCTTTATCTTTTGTCCAACCTTCCAAAGTGTTTGAAGTCAACATTAAACCAGCTGTTGATATAAGTGTTGAATCGATGAAGAAAGCAGGTATTCGTTTGTCTGATTTCCTGATCGGAAATGAAAAAGCCAGGGAACGGATGAAAGTTCAATATAGCATAGCAGGAGCATGCTCTGGAGTTGTGATTGGGACTGACCACAGTGCAGAAGCAGTTACAGGTTTTTTTACGAAATTTGGAGATGGTGCTTGTGACCTTATTCCGTTATTTGGTTTAAACAAAAGACAAGGAAAGGAATTACTACAAGTGTTAGGGTGCCCAAAATCTCTTTATCTAAAAACGCCAACGGCAGACCTAGAAGATGATAAACCACAATTACCAGATGAAGAAGCTTTGGGTGTGACCTATCAGGATATTGATGATTATTTAGAGGGAAAGCCCCTTGCTGAAACGAGCAAAAATCAGATCGAAGCCTTATATGTAAAAACAAGGCATAAAAGATACCAACCGATTAGTATGTATGATGATTGGTGGAAGTGA
- a CDS encoding MerR family transcriptional regulator: MKYTIQKLANLAGVSSRTLRYYDEIGLLKPASMTSSGYRMYGDHEVNQLQHILFYRELGVSLEDIKNILTDPSFDSLQALKEHRNKLVAKQEQLDQLLTNVEKTIAQHERRIPMSDNEKFEGFKEKWIEENERKYGKEIRTTYGDTQIDTSNAKIREMTAEQHARVQQLERDILSTLHEAVATGDPTSPLAQKTVELHREWLSYYWSSYTKEAHAGLAQLYVNDERFTEYYDREQPGATAFLRDAIVHYTK; encoded by the coding sequence GTGAAATATACGATTCAAAAACTCGCAAATTTAGCGGGAGTTAGCTCACGAACACTTCGCTATTATGATGAGATTGGCTTATTAAAACCCGCATCAATGACATCCTCTGGCTACAGGATGTATGGTGATCATGAAGTCAATCAATTACAGCACATCTTATTTTACCGAGAGCTTGGTGTGAGCTTAGAAGACATTAAGAACATCCTAACCGACCCGTCATTTGATAGCCTACAAGCCTTAAAAGAACACCGTAATAAACTAGTAGCCAAACAAGAACAGCTCGATCAACTGCTTACAAACGTGGAAAAAACAATAGCCCAACACGAAAGGAGAATTCCCATGTCTGACAATGAAAAATTTGAAGGCTTTAAAGAAAAGTGGATTGAAGAAAATGAAAGAAAGTATGGCAAGGAAATTCGTACGACTTACGGAGACACTCAAATTGATACGTCCAATGCAAAAATAAGGGAAATGACAGCTGAACAACATGCCCGAGTTCAACAATTGGAACGTGACATCCTCTCAACGCTTCATGAAGCGGTAGCAACAGGAGATCCTACAAGTCCACTTGCTCAAAAAACAGTCGAGCTACACCGTGAGTGGCTCAGTTACTATTGGAGTTCTTACACAAAAGAAGCTCATGCAGGTCTTGCTCAACTGTATGTTAATGATGAACGATTCACTGAGTATTATGATAGAGAACAGCCTGGAGCAACAGCGTTTTTACGAGATGCGATTGTTCATTATACGAAGTAA
- a CDS encoding DNA polymerase thumb domain-containing protein: protein MFEQMKQRTILCVDMKSFYASCSALALGLDPLDCYLAVVADTTRSGSVVLAATPKLKKEFGIKTGSRLFEIPNDPRIQIVNAQMGIYLDISTQLTRFFNRYVPFEAIHVYSVDESFLQADGTEKLWGDGIALAHKIRNDMLREFGLTCSIGIGPNMLMSKLCLDIEAKKHGVAEWGFTDIKEKLWPLPLREMWGIGSRLERRLNRFGIRTVGHLAAFDLKKLEKEFGVMGNQLYYHAWGIDLSDLGAPIMQGQVSFAKGQILLRDYEKEEEIKCVILEMCEEVARRARRAKKAGRTISLGLGYSQEQMGGGFYRSLSVDEPTNLTMDVYKACLRLLARHYRGEIVRQISITLSNVHDDSVQQLSLFEPNKPKQKDLSYVMDAIREKYGSNALLRAVSYTKAGTARHRSTLLGGHKA from the coding sequence ATGTTTGAGCAAATGAAACAACGAACAATTCTATGTGTCGATATGAAAAGCTTTTATGCGAGCTGTTCGGCGTTAGCGCTAGGGCTTGACCCGCTTGACTGCTATTTAGCGGTTGTCGCGGATACGACTCGCTCAGGGAGTGTGGTGTTAGCGGCCACCCCTAAGCTGAAAAAGGAGTTCGGTATTAAAACCGGTAGCCGACTTTTTGAAATTCCAAATGATCCACGCATTCAGATCGTTAATGCCCAAATGGGAATCTATTTAGATATTTCTACGCAATTAACTCGGTTTTTTAACAGGTATGTGCCGTTTGAGGCGATTCACGTGTATAGCGTTGATGAAAGCTTTTTGCAGGCAGACGGAACGGAGAAGTTGTGGGGAGACGGTATTGCGCTTGCTCACAAAATTCGTAACGACATGCTCCGCGAGTTCGGGTTAACGTGCTCGATTGGCATTGGACCGAACATGCTCATGTCCAAGCTCTGTCTTGATATTGAGGCGAAAAAGCATGGTGTGGCCGAGTGGGGGTTTACAGATATTAAAGAAAAGCTGTGGCCACTCCCACTGCGAGAAATGTGGGGGATCGGGTCACGATTGGAACGGAGGCTGAACCGCTTTGGAATTCGTACGGTCGGGCACTTGGCAGCTTTTGATTTGAAGAAGCTTGAAAAAGAATTTGGAGTGATGGGCAATCAACTTTATTACCATGCCTGGGGGATTGATTTATCAGACCTTGGAGCTCCAATTATGCAAGGACAGGTGAGCTTTGCGAAAGGACAAATTTTACTAAGAGATTATGAAAAAGAAGAAGAGATAAAGTGTGTCATCCTTGAAATGTGTGAAGAGGTCGCACGCCGGGCAAGACGAGCGAAGAAGGCAGGAAGAACGATTAGCCTAGGTCTTGGCTATAGTCAGGAACAGATGGGAGGGGGCTTTTACCGCTCTTTATCGGTAGATGAACCAACCAATTTGACGATGGATGTTTATAAAGCATGCTTGCGATTATTGGCGAGGCACTATCGCGGAGAAATTGTGCGGCAAATCTCAATTACCCTATCTAATGTACATGACGATTCTGTCCAACAGCTAAGTTTATTTGAACCGAATAAACCCAAGCAAAAAGACTTGAGTTATGTGATGGATGCCATTCGTGAAAAGTATGGTTCGAATGCATTGCTTCGAGCGGTCTCCTATACAAAAGCGGGAACCGCTCGTCATCGTTCAACGTTACTAGGAGGACATAAAGCATAA
- a CDS encoding YolD-like family protein, producing the protein MIRDRGNIKWTAMMLPEHVELLRELKEEQTRKGKPELDEQKLMEMNDTICEAMVDNEWLAFTYYENYDYHCLVGKVHYFDEMRKRLHIVDYFEEKHLLAIEYIVDVRVHDSL; encoded by the coding sequence ATGATTCGAGATAGAGGAAATATCAAATGGACGGCAATGATGTTGCCAGAGCATGTGGAATTGCTCCGTGAGTTGAAGGAAGAACAGACACGTAAGGGCAAGCCGGAGCTTGATGAACAAAAGCTTATGGAAATGAATGATACCATTTGTGAAGCGATGGTAGACAATGAGTGGCTGGCATTCACATATTATGAAAACTATGATTACCATTGCTTGGTTGGGAAGGTTCATTATTTTGATGAAATGAGAAAAAGACTTCATATTGTTGATTACTTTGAGGAAAAGCATCTTCTGGCGATTGAGTATATTGTTGATGTAAGAGTGCATGATTCATTGTAA